A region of Oceanicoccus sp. KOV_DT_Chl DNA encodes the following proteins:
- a CDS encoding nuclear transport factor 2 family protein, whose translation MANQNTLDRQATQDVMLNYAAAVDDHDHERYQHCFAPQVNVFGFGEEIFRGREAWLGYVWPALEQYQSTQHLLGPQLVNFNDGIADTRNDVQAFHQLKNDSSQFILWATYHTQMQFIDGEWKITRHQLVVRGSKTQ comes from the coding sequence ATGGCAAATCAAAACACCCTTGACCGCCAAGCAACCCAGGATGTGATGCTAAACTATGCTGCCGCCGTTGATGATCACGACCATGAACGCTATCAACACTGTTTTGCGCCGCAGGTAAACGTTTTCGGATTTGGAGAAGAAATATTTCGCGGACGAGAAGCATGGCTGGGTTACGTCTGGCCCGCACTGGAACAATACCAGAGCACCCAACATTTACTCGGCCCACAATTGGTGAACTTTAACGATGGCATTGCTGATACCCGCAATGACGTACAAGCGTTCCATCAACTCAAGAACGATTCCAGCCAATTTATTCTGTGGGCAACCTACCATACCCAAATGCAATTCATTGATGGCGAATGGAAAATAACCCGCCATCAGCTAGTGGTACGAGGCAGTAAAACACAGTAA
- a CDS encoding DUF2141 domain-containing protein: MPKIIVTLMLSLTSAWGMAEQLEISVSNIEHAKGTILVAIIDKPDDWLEKKPKYPPFKEAAYVVSSTDNVSIIIDDIPEGNYAVSIFQDLNENKKLDTNFIGYPKEPFGFSKPMGKFGPPKFEDAVVTVDSDVTRVEIKLQ, translated from the coding sequence ATGCCAAAAATCATAGTCACGTTGATGCTGTCTCTTACTTCTGCATGGGGTATGGCCGAACAGTTAGAAATATCAGTCTCTAATATTGAGCATGCCAAGGGCACAATATTAGTTGCGATTATTGATAAGCCTGATGATTGGTTGGAAAAGAAACCAAAGTACCCGCCTTTTAAAGAGGCGGCTTATGTTGTTAGCTCTACCGATAATGTGTCGATCATTATTGATGATATCCCTGAGGGTAACTATGCCGTTTCAATTTTTCAGGACTTAAACGAAAATAAAAAACTGGATACCAATTTTATTGGCTACCCTAAAGAGCCGTTTGGGTTTTCCAAGCCGATGGGAAAATTTGGGCCGCCTAAGTTTGAGGATGCTGTAGTTACCGTCGACAGCGATGTAACCAGGGTCGAAATAAAGTTGCAATAG
- a CDS encoding carotenoid oxygenase family protein, which yields MAQPMPKDNPFLQFPFGPIQMECDARDLVVEGEIPADLHGSFYRNGPNQRFKPRGDYHLFAGDGMVHGFHIKDGKVDYNNRWVRTAKFNIEDKEGRAVINAMNPFDCDPEYSDFVLVDKEGLANTAVVWHGDRLLALEEGHAPYELDPDTLESVGMWTFRGKLSSAMTAHPKVDPDTGELIFFAYMATGPFSADVMVYKVNPEGVVTEKILIPTPYSSMVHDFVITENYIVIPVFPITGSLDRAMVGGPPFAWEPESYGVQVAVLPRKVGATAEDVRWVEMDTNFVFHYMNGFDKDGVITIDGSQFEKPPLFPTADGEFTGAVAPFLNRWTIDLNKPDARVEFQQIDEFESEFPQCDPRYVGKPYRHGWYASPDGELKSDLKENDSYYNCVGHYDHQTKKVDRFSFGQGTTSEPMFVPKSAGAAEGEGYLLAVVTSFETKNSSLYILDALNLAQGPLAIAHLSHRVPVGFHGTWRPGS from the coding sequence ATGGCGCAGCCAATGCCCAAAGATAATCCATTTTTACAGTTTCCCTTTGGTCCTATCCAAATGGAATGCGACGCGCGTGATCTTGTAGTAGAGGGTGAAATCCCGGCTGACTTGCATGGCAGTTTCTATCGCAATGGCCCCAATCAGCGCTTTAAGCCCCGCGGTGACTACCACTTATTTGCTGGGGACGGGATGGTTCATGGTTTTCATATCAAGGATGGCAAGGTCGATTACAACAATCGCTGGGTGCGTACGGCTAAGTTTAATATTGAAGATAAAGAGGGACGGGCAGTGATTAATGCCATGAACCCTTTTGATTGTGATCCGGAGTACAGTGATTTTGTGCTGGTAGATAAAGAGGGATTGGCGAATACCGCTGTCGTCTGGCATGGCGATCGGTTATTGGCGCTGGAAGAAGGACACGCACCCTATGAGCTGGATCCCGATACCCTGGAGTCTGTCGGGATGTGGACGTTCCGCGGCAAATTAAGCTCTGCGATGACCGCTCACCCCAAAGTAGACCCTGATACCGGCGAATTGATTTTCTTTGCTTACATGGCAACGGGGCCTTTTTCTGCTGATGTGATGGTCTACAAAGTAAACCCGGAAGGGGTGGTAACGGAAAAGATTCTGATCCCCACCCCTTACTCCTCGATGGTTCACGATTTTGTGATTACCGAAAATTATATTGTGATACCAGTCTTCCCGATTACCGGCAGCCTGGATCGTGCCATGGTTGGCGGACCTCCGTTTGCCTGGGAGCCAGAAAGCTACGGTGTGCAGGTGGCAGTGTTACCCCGCAAAGTCGGCGCAACGGCTGAAGATGTGCGCTGGGTAGAAATGGATACCAATTTTGTTTTTCACTATATGAATGGTTTTGATAAAGATGGCGTAATCACTATAGATGGTTCGCAGTTTGAAAAACCGCCGTTATTCCCGACAGCAGATGGTGAATTTACTGGCGCCGTTGCTCCCTTTTTAAATCGCTGGACGATAGATCTTAATAAGCCCGATGCTCGTGTCGAGTTTCAACAAATTGATGAATTCGAATCTGAATTTCCTCAATGTGACCCGCGCTATGTGGGTAAACCCTACCGTCATGGTTGGTATGCCTCTCCCGATGGCGAGCTAAAAAGTGATCTAAAAGAAAATGACAGTTATTATAATTGCGTCGGGCACTATGATCACCAAACAAAAAAAGTTGATCGATTTTCTTTTGGGCAGGGAACAACCTCTGAACCCATGTTTGTGCCTAAGAGCGCAGGCGCGGCGGAAGGTGAAGGGTATTTACTGGCAGTTGTTACCAGTTTTGAAACTAAAAACAGCAGCTTATATATTCTGGATGCGTTAAACCTGGCGCAGGGTCCTTTGGCGATAGCGCATTTATCACACAGAGTGCCGGTCGGGTTTCATGGTACTTGGCGTCCGGGTAGCTAG
- a CDS encoding TetR/AcrR family transcriptional regulator: protein MPDNKNPYHHGDLRTALLEAALSIITESGPQALTIREVARRAGVSHAAPYRHFADKDELILAVVEQGFALMQATMTTAKSQAEQEPLAQFAASGMAYIDFALEYPAYYRVMYSGDLLSSTGQQSLQHTSADTFKDLISDVQTCQQLNIIRPGDPAKQALALISMVHGFVTLANDNRIAALLGENYPLAEIRNTIMSAIFEGIGTQ, encoded by the coding sequence TTGCCAGATAATAAAAACCCATATCATCACGGCGATCTTCGTACCGCATTGCTGGAAGCGGCCCTCTCAATCATTACCGAATCCGGCCCGCAAGCGCTCACGATTCGCGAAGTTGCAAGGCGTGCTGGCGTTTCCCACGCAGCACCCTACCGCCATTTCGCTGATAAGGATGAGTTAATTCTTGCCGTAGTTGAACAGGGTTTTGCACTAATGCAAGCCACAATGACGACAGCCAAATCCCAGGCTGAACAAGAACCCCTCGCCCAGTTTGCGGCATCAGGAATGGCTTATATCGATTTCGCCTTGGAATATCCCGCTTATTATCGAGTGATGTATAGCGGCGACTTGCTTTCGAGTACCGGTCAACAATCCCTTCAACATACCAGCGCTGACACATTTAAAGACCTGATCAGCGATGTCCAAACCTGCCAACAGCTGAACATCATCCGCCCCGGAGACCCAGCCAAGCAAGCTCTTGCCTTGATCTCTATGGTGCATGGCTTTGTCACCCTGGCCAACGACAATCGCATCGCCGCTTTACTGGGAGAAAACTATCCGCTAGCCGAAATTCGCAACACCATCATGTCCGCCATTTTTGAAGGCATTGGCACGCAATAA
- a CDS encoding thrombospondin type 3 repeat-containing protein, whose product MDINDYCPEDPRGTTINDCPVAYVISGAGSLRPPANAEYSYVQSDYVYTGSATITGNSLFFTIEQETIALGGVGTAFISSIGFFDITTGVGQATITNCTGFIEICRPINTNIGTPAATDTYNSGPLTNEETNQVITSLDGVNSFSWFQGGEIDATGSGGFATSSSTIIATQPTGRDADGDGISDELDLCPNTPQVLQ is encoded by the coding sequence TTGGATATTAACGATTACTGCCCTGAAGATCCGCGCGGTACGACAATAAATGACTGTCCGGTTGCTTACGTTATTAGCGGTGCAGGTAGTTTACGTCCGCCTGCTAATGCCGAATATAGCTATGTGCAATCTGACTATGTATACACAGGTTCAGCCACAATAACCGGTAACTCACTGTTCTTTACTATAGAGCAAGAAACCATAGCGCTTGGTGGTGTCGGCACAGCCTTTATTTCCTCAATTGGTTTTTTTGATATCACCACCGGCGTGGGCCAGGCGACTATCACTAACTGTACTGGCTTTATTGAAATCTGCCGTCCTATCAATACCAACATTGGTACGCCTGCTGCAACGGATACTTACAATAGCGGCCCACTGACAAATGAAGAAACCAATCAGGTAATCACTTCGCTTGATGGTGTTAATAGTTTCAGCTGGTTTCAGGGTGGCGAGATCGATGCCACCGGTAGTGGCGGTTTTGCTACCAGTAGCTCAACGATTATCGCTACCCAGCCTACTGGTCGCGATGCCGATGGTGACGGTATCAGTGATGAACTGGATTTATGTCCAAACACCCCCCAGGTGTTGCAGTAG
- a CDS encoding thrombospondin type 3 repeat-containing protein: MSKHPPGVAVDVTTGCQFDEDSDGVADGDDLCPNTTAQNVDADGCDADTDDDGVIDDNDQCPNTVFNPVDSDGCTLDSDGDGILNSADLCPNTVAMTDVTSEGCPTIDSDGDGVLNGVDSCPETYVSSEFVDSIGCALTDPDDDGVDNDGTDQCPTTPLGSAVGSDGCALDINISGAQIETVVASVGGLIDGTTSTYSPALSFTGTYNPDSNAYSIAFIDYSLLLHVPTLSDANLDISSATQSSNGTVGSPVTGPGTESSSSIGLLTTDSTIDSCVATVPAFQSFFCPASPAAAYPILTAISWDGSDGAIEVQIDLGAQGGVQTVHYTFQQTP; this comes from the coding sequence ATGTCCAAACACCCCCCAGGTGTTGCAGTAGATGTGACAACCGGCTGCCAATTTGATGAAGACAGTGATGGTGTCGCTGACGGCGATGATTTGTGCCCGAACACTACCGCACAAAATGTTGATGCTGACGGCTGTGATGCTGACACTGATGATGATGGTGTTATCGACGACAATGATCAATGTCCAAATACCGTTTTCAACCCTGTTGATAGTGACGGTTGTACTCTGGATAGTGATGGCGATGGCATTCTTAACTCTGCAGATCTTTGTCCTAACACCGTCGCTATGACTGATGTTACCAGCGAAGGTTGTCCGACTATTGATAGCGACGGCGATGGCGTTCTAAATGGGGTTGATAGCTGCCCGGAGACTTACGTCTCTTCAGAGTTCGTGGACTCCATAGGCTGCGCCTTGACCGACCCTGATGACGATGGCGTTGACAATGATGGAACGGATCAATGCCCTACTACACCGCTAGGCTCTGCTGTAGGCAGCGATGGCTGTGCGCTCGATATCAACATATCCGGCGCACAAATAGAAACCGTCGTCGCTTCAGTCGGTGGCCTCATTGATGGTACCACTAGCACATACTCACCTGCGCTAAGCTTTACCGGGACTTATAATCCTGACAGCAATGCCTATTCGATTGCGTTTATCGATTATTCATTACTGCTGCACGTTCCGACACTTAGTGATGCCAACCTGGACATTTCTTCTGCCACTCAAAGCTCCAATGGCACTGTAGGCTCTCCGGTAACTGGGCCAGGAACAGAAAGTTCCAGCTCTATCGGATTGTTGACTACTGATTCAACGATAGACAGCTGTGTTGCAACCGTTCCTGCATTCCAAAGTTTTTTCTGCCCAGCCTCACCGGCAGCAGCCTACCCAATACTCACGGCGATTAGCTGGGATGGCAGTGACGGCGCTATTGAAGTACAAATCGATTTAGGCGCACAGGGCGGCGTACAAACTGTTCACTACACCTTTCAACAGACACCTTAA
- a CDS encoding TonB-dependent receptor, whose protein sequence is MHHRITALGLAITASALSGYVNAQESSPSSKFVIEEVIVTANKREEKLQEVPMSVSAFSGDFFKEAGASDFSSLEQYTPSLKIQPGADSRSTSIRIRGIGSVGSNSGIDPSVGIFIDGIYQGRAGMSISDLIDIERVEVLRGPQGTLYGKNTAAGAINITTKKPAPEFEAETEMVYDSDDRAELRGMVNVPLGANGNAMRMSAFGINGNHLYTNTYNGEPTNDANKWGVKSRFLFNLAASELLISVDYSNEDTDCCALAVLDYNGFSPTVIGVPMTRLKSEELQGIIPGFSFNALEDDPTQPGSPPLANPYDGKYWFNENIHNDVTVGGIAAEWNADLANDDGITFLNAWRQYTSNSGFDGDFSAYDAVAKSTTDVTLNQYSSELRITSPGGATLDYQGGLYAYYSDFESEGTLGMNYALLNNSGLLGALIPADDIAAAADVNDLVSRNFDTNDYQTTSFATFGQLTWNISAQMSTTLGLRVNYEKKERTGAQTTTPATSLDIAPIAGPDVEFDQMREDFDVSPSINLRYFWTDELMTYASVSRGFKSGGFDQRRVAITLIDADNDPSTPGILPNPIPVNGGNDNNGEFDEEIATNYELGWKGSWMDRRLTVNGTLYYVDYEDFQSQSFDGTGIKVTNAGSLESYGVELDVMFIAAENLSMGTAIGYNHAEYAEFDNGQCTIDKQIYTEVIEGSTVPCTTDLAGQPLDNAPEWTFSSFLQHDLAVGDDLMIVSRLEHNYIGGFFLDQDLDQNLYNEEVDLVNLRFTLTNTNRDWEIALWGKNILGEEYLAMGIDIPTVGGYAGVPAPDEKYGITLRYNFY, encoded by the coding sequence ATGCACCATAGAATCACTGCACTCGGACTGGCAATAACCGCATCCGCACTATCTGGTTACGTCAATGCTCAAGAATCAAGTCCGTCATCAAAATTTGTCATCGAAGAAGTCATCGTCACCGCCAACAAACGCGAAGAAAAACTACAAGAAGTCCCTATGTCAGTATCCGCATTTAGTGGCGACTTTTTTAAAGAAGCCGGGGCTTCCGATTTCAGCTCACTGGAGCAATACACTCCCAGCCTGAAAATCCAACCCGGTGCAGATTCACGCTCTACCTCTATTCGTATTCGAGGCATTGGATCCGTAGGCTCTAACTCCGGCATTGATCCCAGTGTCGGTATTTTTATTGATGGCATTTATCAAGGCCGCGCCGGCATGAGCATTAGTGACTTGATTGATATCGAACGGGTAGAAGTCTTGCGCGGTCCGCAGGGCACTCTCTACGGTAAAAACACCGCAGCCGGCGCTATCAACATCACCACTAAAAAACCCGCACCCGAGTTTGAAGCGGAAACCGAAATGGTTTACGACAGCGATGACCGCGCAGAATTGCGCGGCATGGTTAACGTTCCCTTAGGTGCAAATGGCAATGCCATGCGTATGAGTGCCTTCGGCATCAATGGCAACCACCTTTACACCAACACTTACAATGGCGAGCCGACCAATGACGCCAATAAATGGGGCGTAAAATCACGTTTCCTGTTTAATCTGGCCGCCAGTGAATTATTAATCAGCGTCGATTATTCCAATGAAGATACTGATTGCTGTGCGTTAGCGGTGCTGGACTACAATGGCTTTTCTCCGACGGTTATCGGCGTACCAATGACTCGCCTCAAATCAGAAGAACTTCAAGGCATTATCCCCGGCTTCAGTTTTAATGCCCTGGAAGATGACCCGACTCAACCAGGCTCGCCACCCTTAGCCAATCCATACGATGGCAAATACTGGTTTAATGAGAATATACATAACGATGTAACCGTCGGCGGCATCGCAGCGGAGTGGAACGCAGACCTGGCTAATGATGACGGCATCACCTTTCTTAACGCATGGCGTCAATACACGTCTAATAGCGGCTTTGACGGTGACTTTTCTGCTTATGACGCAGTGGCAAAAAGCACCACAGACGTCACCTTAAATCAGTACTCTTCAGAACTGCGTATTACTTCACCCGGCGGCGCCACGCTTGATTATCAGGGTGGACTTTACGCCTATTATTCTGACTTTGAATCGGAAGGCACGCTGGGCATGAATTATGCGCTGCTGAATAACTCAGGGTTACTGGGCGCATTGATACCGGCTGACGACATTGCGGCAGCAGCTGATGTCAATGACCTCGTTTCCAGAAACTTTGATACCAATGACTATCAAACTACCAGCTTCGCAACCTTCGGTCAGTTAACCTGGAACATTTCAGCGCAAATGAGCACAACGTTAGGCTTGCGCGTTAACTATGAGAAAAAAGAACGCACCGGCGCACAAACGACTACACCCGCAACCAGCCTGGACATTGCGCCGATAGCAGGCCCTGATGTCGAGTTCGACCAAATGCGCGAAGATTTTGATGTATCGCCATCGATTAACCTACGTTACTTCTGGACCGATGAACTGATGACTTATGCAAGCGTCAGCCGAGGCTTTAAATCAGGCGGCTTCGATCAACGTCGAGTGGCTATCACCCTGATAGATGCCGACAATGACCCCAGCACACCGGGGATATTACCCAATCCCATTCCGGTCAACGGCGGCAATGACAACAACGGCGAATTTGATGAAGAAATTGCCACCAACTATGAACTTGGCTGGAAAGGCAGCTGGATGGATCGCCGTCTCACTGTTAACGGCACCCTCTACTATGTTGACTACGAAGATTTTCAATCACAATCGTTTGATGGCACCGGCATTAAAGTAACCAACGCCGGTTCTTTAGAAAGTTATGGTGTTGAACTCGATGTGATGTTTATTGCTGCAGAAAATCTATCGATGGGCACAGCGATAGGGTATAACCACGCAGAATACGCTGAATTCGATAACGGCCAGTGTACTATCGACAAGCAAATCTATACTGAGGTCATCGAAGGCTCAACTGTCCCTTGCACCACTGACCTAGCCGGCCAGCCTTTGGACAATGCACCGGAGTGGACCTTCAGCTCTTTTCTTCAACATGATTTGGCTGTTGGCGATGATTTAATGATCGTATCCCGACTTGAGCATAATTATATTGGTGGCTTTTTTCTGGATCAGGATCTAGATCAAAACCTGTATAACGAAGAAGTGGATCTGGTTAACTTGCGCTTCACTTTAACCAATACCAATCGCGATTGGGAAATTGCACTCTGGGGTAAAAACATATTAGGTGAAGAATATCTAGCCATGGGTATCGATATTCCTACGGTTGGCGGTTACGCCGGCGTGCCTGCACCCGATGAGAAATACGGCATTACCTTACGCTATAATTTTTACTAA
- a CDS encoding SDR family oxidoreductase codes for MSVILVTGASTGIGQETALHMARKGHTVYGACRNPAGATELKEKIDAENLPVSIIKLDLVDPATIKTAVTEIMEKHGRIDALVNNAGIGGGRAVEETPLEEVREIFETNYFGNVSVLREVTPIMRKQNSGRIVTVGSLAGQVVMGCHAHYSASKWAMEGLSEALAMEMAEFNVKVSIIEPGVVLTPIWAKGSLPEGETPYRKTLDRLARFFMFGHTRPAMPDDVASAIAHAIESDKPHFRYPVGPDAVETVAAKNKVSNDEWMEINCLQGEEFNEKMAKLVGVDYYRGELNFPNAE; via the coding sequence ATGTCTGTAATACTCGTCACTGGCGCCAGCACTGGTATTGGCCAGGAAACAGCACTGCATATGGCACGCAAAGGTCACACGGTCTATGGCGCTTGTCGAAATCCTGCCGGGGCAACCGAACTAAAAGAAAAGATCGACGCCGAAAATTTACCCGTTAGTATCATTAAACTGGATTTAGTCGATCCCGCCACTATCAAAACCGCTGTTACTGAAATCATGGAAAAGCACGGCCGTATTGATGCACTGGTGAATAACGCAGGGATTGGCGGCGGTCGCGCCGTTGAAGAAACACCACTGGAAGAAGTCCGGGAAATTTTCGAAACCAATTATTTCGGCAACGTCAGCGTGCTGCGCGAAGTCACGCCCATTATGCGCAAACAAAATTCTGGCCGTATCGTCACGGTGGGCTCATTGGCAGGCCAGGTTGTTATGGGCTGTCACGCTCACTACTCTGCATCCAAGTGGGCAATGGAAGGCTTAAGCGAAGCGCTCGCCATGGAGATGGCGGAGTTCAACGTCAAGGTATCAATTATCGAACCCGGTGTCGTGTTAACTCCAATTTGGGCTAAAGGTAGCTTACCTGAAGGTGAAACGCCTTACCGGAAAACACTGGATCGTTTAGCGCGGTTTTTTATGTTTGGTCATACTCGCCCGGCGATGCCGGATGATGTTGCCAGCGCGATTGCACACGCGATCGAATCGGACAAGCCCCATTTCCGTTACCCAGTAGGGCCTGATGCCGTTGAGACCGTCGCTGCCAAAAACAAAGTCAGCAATGATGAATGGATGGAGATTAACTGCCTACAGGGTGAAGAGTTTAATGAAAAAATGGCTAAGCTCGTGGGCGTTGATTATTATCGCGGCGAACTGAATTTTCCTAACGCAGAATAA
- a CDS encoding VPLPA-CTERM sorting domain-containing protein — translation MKKLLLATAIAVTAAQANAAVFNVTGTLSGATNAQATIVFNPAAPALVGTFDDSDGSFSFSVEDYDMDIIIAPGLNALVELSAITVTGDGAGQIGGAATVDNCSGSFEAAVCPGVGTPPTSNTYTYSFDGSVGTITNDINGGFSGGGNTLTYSFETSEVPVPAAAWLFGSALVGLAGIGRKRK, via the coding sequence ATGAAAAAACTATTATTAGCAACTGCAATCGCTGTAACCGCTGCACAAGCAAACGCTGCAGTATTCAATGTAACTGGTACTCTTTCTGGTGCAACAAACGCGCAAGCAACTATCGTATTCAACCCTGCCGCTCCTGCTTTGGTTGGTACATTTGACGATTCCGATGGCTCATTCAGCTTCTCAGTTGAAGACTACGACATGGATATCATTATCGCTCCTGGCTTGAATGCTCTTGTTGAACTGTCTGCAATCACTGTTACTGGTGACGGCGCAGGCCAAATTGGTGGTGCTGCAACCGTTGATAATTGTAGCGGATCATTCGAAGCCGCGGTTTGTCCTGGTGTTGGCACTCCTCCAACCTCTAATACCTACACTTATTCTTTTGATGGCTCTGTAGGTACTATCACCAATGATATTAATGGTGGTTTCAGTGGCGGTGGTAACACTTTGACTTATAGTTTTGAGACATCAGAAGTACCTGTACCAGCTGCAGCTTGGTTGTTTGGCTCAGCTCTTGTAGGTTTGGCGGGTATTGGCCGTAAGCGTAAGTAA
- a CDS encoding putative quinol monooxygenase, which yields MATLLAHIQVFSGKEADFENVMKEMYRITHATEPNCLRYEYWRGEKEGFYYCLLSYKTNQDFWEHQASDHHEGYMQDFVACIEDLRLESLDPVANASPLMPAAEQAVSASVSAAVKKQALAFPIGVKGWWKAFH from the coding sequence ATGGCCACACTATTAGCTCATATACAGGTATTTTCAGGCAAGGAAGCCGATTTTGAAAATGTCATGAAAGAAATGTACCGTATTACTCATGCCACTGAGCCCAACTGTTTACGCTATGAATATTGGCGTGGTGAGAAAGAAGGATTTTATTATTGTTTGCTGTCGTATAAAACCAATCAGGATTTTTGGGAGCATCAGGCGAGCGATCATCATGAAGGCTATATGCAGGATTTTGTCGCATGTATTGAAGATTTGAGGCTGGAGTCGCTTGACCCTGTTGCCAATGCTTCGCCACTTATGCCCGCTGCGGAACAAGCTGTATCAGCGAGTGTTTCTGCAGCCGTTAAAAAACAGGCGTTGGCTTTTCCGATTGGGGTTAAGGGTTGGTGGAAAGCTTTTCACTGA
- a CDS encoding alcohol dehydrogenase catalytic domain-containing protein, producing MKAAVFKEVGKPLSVESVADPAPASSELVMKVSYCGICGTDLHATREGLTTACCGQILGHEYVGEIAEVGKEAEGDWRVGDRVCALPFIACGKCLACAGGQFFQCMNKKVSGVDDQGGFAEYVTTGCRETILLPDSLDLKTAALVEPLAVSLHAVRVADLKAGSRILIMGAGPIGLTVALWAKFFGARDVVVSELADSRAQLAKKMGANHVIKPDLTAGAEGLLTQFSDLTGAAPDIIFECVGAPGLLQQCMEMAPYGGKIIPVGVCEQPDNIMPFFGLIKELNIQFAIAYTKDDFETSIAMLADKRIDISPMITDVIGLDDLPDAFEALKTPSNQCKVLTKIG from the coding sequence ATGAAAGCGGCTGTGTTTAAAGAGGTGGGTAAACCACTCAGTGTCGAATCGGTAGCTGACCCGGCGCCAGCATCCTCCGAATTGGTGATGAAAGTGTCGTACTGCGGGATTTGTGGCACTGATTTACATGCTACTCGCGAAGGTTTAACGACCGCCTGCTGCGGCCAGATTTTAGGTCATGAATACGTTGGTGAAATTGCTGAGGTCGGCAAAGAGGCGGAGGGTGATTGGCGAGTAGGTGATAGAGTCTGCGCCTTGCCTTTTATTGCCTGTGGTAAATGTTTAGCCTGTGCCGGCGGCCAGTTTTTTCAATGCATGAATAAAAAAGTATCCGGCGTTGATGACCAGGGTGGTTTTGCCGAGTACGTGACCACAGGTTGCCGTGAAACTATTTTGCTGCCAGACAGTTTGGATTTAAAAACCGCCGCTTTGGTTGAGCCGCTGGCGGTAAGTTTGCATGCGGTTCGCGTTGCCGATTTAAAAGCAGGTAGTCGTATATTAATAATGGGCGCGGGGCCGATAGGGCTGACGGTGGCGCTGTGGGCTAAATTCTTTGGTGCTCGCGATGTGGTGGTTAGTGAATTGGCAGATTCACGAGCACAGCTAGCTAAAAAAATGGGCGCTAACCATGTGATAAAACCTGATTTAACCGCAGGTGCGGAAGGTTTGTTAACTCAGTTTAGTGATCTCACAGGTGCAGCTCCCGATATTATTTTCGAATGTGTGGGTGCTCCCGGTTTATTGCAGCAATGCATGGAAATGGCACCTTACGGTGGAAAAATTATTCCCGTGGGTGTTTGTGAACAGCCAGACAATATCATGCCCTTTTTCGGTTTGATTAAAGAGCTGAATATTCAATTTGCTATTGCTTATACCAAAGATGATTTTGAAACCTCGATAGCGATGTTAGCGGATAAACGGATTGATATATCGCCGATGATTACTGATGTGATAGGTCTTGATGACTTGCCTGATGCGTTCGAAGCATTAAAAACACCCAGTAATCAGTGCAAGGTGTTAACTAAAATCGGCTAG